In Lentibacillus amyloliquefaciens, one DNA window encodes the following:
- the rsmA gene encoding 16S rRNA (adenine(1518)-N(6)/adenine(1519)-N(6))-dimethyltransferase RsmA — MTAKWIATPKRTREILDTYNFSFKKSLGQNFIIDVNILNNIIQKAGIDKEAGAIEIGPGIGALTEQLAVKADKVLAYEIDQRLLPVLEDTLAAYDNIHLIHQDILKANVHEMVKNYFEHGQPIHVIANLPYYITTPILMKLLRENLPVMSFTVMIQKEVADRMAAEPNSKSYGSLSIAVQYYTEAEVVMHVPKTVFMPPPNVDSGVLKLTKRGKPPVQVADEDYFFDIVQACFAQRRKTLRNNLVRYFKTTADKEMISDALEKAGLDGTRRGESLTMQEFADLANTFYQMTK; from the coding sequence ATGACTGCTAAATGGATTGCAACCCCTAAGCGAACCAGGGAGATACTTGATACGTACAATTTTTCTTTCAAAAAGAGTTTAGGCCAGAATTTCATCATTGATGTCAATATCCTGAATAATATTATTCAAAAGGCTGGTATTGATAAAGAAGCCGGCGCTATTGAAATAGGGCCCGGGATCGGTGCTCTGACCGAACAACTGGCTGTCAAAGCAGACAAGGTGCTTGCCTATGAAATCGACCAGAGGCTATTGCCGGTTCTTGAGGATACGCTGGCCGCATATGACAATATTCATCTGATACATCAGGATATTCTAAAAGCAAATGTGCATGAAATGGTGAAGAATTATTTTGAACATGGCCAGCCGATTCATGTCATCGCCAACCTCCCGTATTACATAACGACCCCAATACTGATGAAACTGTTGCGTGAAAACTTGCCTGTGATGAGTTTTACCGTTATGATCCAAAAAGAAGTGGCTGATAGGATGGCAGCGGAGCCAAACAGTAAAAGTTATGGGTCATTGTCGATAGCTGTGCAGTATTATACAGAGGCAGAAGTTGTTATGCATGTGCCCAAAACTGTATTTATGCCGCCGCCAAATGTTGATTCCGGCGTGCTGAAATTAACGAAGCGCGGCAAGCCCCCCGTTCAGGTGGCTGATGAAGATTACTTTTTCGATATTGTACAGGCATGTTTTGCTCAGCGGCGAAAAACGTTGCGGAATAATCTCGTAAGGTACTTTAAAACGACAGCTGATAAAGAAATGATATCAGATGCATTGGAGAAAGCAGGTCTTGATGGCACAAGACGCGGTGAATCTTTAACAATGCAGGAATTTGCTGACTTGGCCAACACATTTTACCAGATGACAAAATAA
- the rnmV gene encoding ribonuclease M5, with protein MKIKEVIVVEGRDDTAKITQTVDADTIETNGSAVGKSVIKQIGHAQAKRGVIIFTDPDYPGKRIRHIIDQAVPGCKHAFLPRDAARAKNSDNQSLGIEHASSAAIKHALQGVYSLSEENYSGITREDLIAFGLIGGSKARTRRTRLGELLQIGHTNGKQLLRRLRMFHITKDQFDEAMSQVMQEENNDC; from the coding sequence GTGAAGATAAAAGAAGTAATTGTTGTAGAGGGACGCGATGATACCGCCAAAATAACCCAGACTGTTGATGCGGATACAATTGAAACGAATGGCTCTGCCGTTGGAAAATCCGTTATAAAACAAATCGGGCATGCACAAGCTAAACGCGGTGTGATTATTTTTACGGATCCGGATTATCCCGGCAAACGGATCCGACATATTATCGATCAAGCCGTCCCTGGCTGCAAACATGCATTTTTACCGCGTGATGCTGCACGTGCTAAAAACTCTGATAATCAAAGTCTCGGTATTGAACATGCTTCTAGTGCAGCCATTAAGCATGCGCTTCAGGGCGTTTATTCTTTATCCGAAGAGAATTATTCTGGGATTACACGGGAAGACCTGATTGCTTTCGGCCTGATTGGCGGCTCAAAGGCTCGCACAAGGCGCACCCGTCTCGGCGAATTGCTGCAAATCGGTCATACAAACGGCAAACAGCTGCTGAGGCGGCTGAGGATGTTTCATATCACGAAAGATCAGTTCGATGAAGCTATGAGTCAGGTTATGCAGGAGGAAAATAATGACTGCTAA
- a CDS encoding TatD family hydrolase, producing MLFDTHVHLNADQFSEDREATIQRAFDASVQYMVVVGFDRETIPLAIEIAEKYETIYAAVGWHPVDAVDMTGEDLAWIEELSSHPKVVAIGEMGLDYHWDKSPKEVQKDVFRKQIALAKKVNMPIIIHNREATEDILQLLQEENAKEIGGIMHCYNDSSEYVQTILDMNFYVSLGGPVTFKNAILPKDTAARVPLDRLLVETDAPFLAPHPNRGKRNEPAYVKLVAEKIAELRDMSFDELSRITTENAFTFFNIRDK from the coding sequence GATACCCATGTTCATTTAAACGCGGATCAATTTTCTGAAGATCGTGAGGCGACCATTCAGCGTGCATTTGATGCGAGCGTACAATATATGGTGGTTGTCGGATTCGATCGTGAAACAATCCCGCTTGCGATTGAAATCGCTGAAAAATATGAAACCATTTATGCTGCTGTCGGCTGGCATCCGGTTGATGCGGTCGATATGACAGGTGAGGATCTGGCTTGGATTGAGGAGCTGTCATCACACCCTAAAGTAGTGGCGATTGGCGAAATGGGATTGGATTATCATTGGGACAAATCGCCAAAAGAAGTCCAGAAAGACGTGTTCCGCAAACAAATTGCTTTAGCCAAAAAAGTCAACATGCCGATTATTATCCATAATCGGGAAGCAACAGAAGATATTTTGCAGCTATTACAGGAAGAAAACGCAAAAGAAATCGGCGGCATTATGCATTGCTACAATGATTCCAGTGAGTATGTCCAGACTATACTGGATATGAACTTTTATGTGTCACTAGGAGGTCCGGTAACTTTCAAAAATGCGATATTGCCAAAAGATACAGCCGCCCGAGTACCGCTTGACCGTCTGCTGGTAGAGACTGATGCCCCCTTTCTGGCACCTCATCCAAACCGCGGCAAGCGCAATGAACCAGCCTACGTGAAACTCGTGGCTGAAAAAATTGCCGAATTGCGCGACATGTCATTCGATGAACTTAGCCGAATTACAACAGAAAACGCATTTACTTTTTTTAATATTCGAGACAAGTAA
- the yabG gene encoding sporulation peptidase YabG, which translates to MSFSPGERVTRKSHNHDLLFRISSITGDTAILHGEDVRLAADAPLDDLVYVKEKDLAVRKQKEKEQVEFSYRLFSQDYRLMKEKREYESGDGYQHTAGFFQLPARVLHVDGDRTYLRKCMELYKRVGLEVHGVHMLEKEMPGEIGALVDEVDPHIIVITGHDAFSRNKGRKNDLRAYRHSKYFIETVEIIRQKNPRLDELVIFAGACQSHFESLIRAGANFASSPSRINIHALDPVYIAAKVAYTPFMEKISIWNLLRNTLTGEKGLGGVETKGLLRMGMPLAPENENDDQSI; encoded by the coding sequence ATGAGCTTTTCACCAGGTGAGCGTGTTACACGGAAATCGCACAATCATGATTTACTGTTTCGCATTTCATCGATTACCGGCGATACAGCAATATTGCACGGGGAAGATGTCCGTCTTGCAGCAGATGCTCCTTTGGATGATTTAGTGTATGTCAAAGAGAAAGATTTGGCGGTGCGCAAACAGAAAGAAAAAGAACAGGTGGAGTTTTCTTACCGGTTGTTCAGTCAGGATTATCGGCTCATGAAGGAAAAGCGTGAATATGAGTCGGGTGATGGCTATCAGCATACAGCCGGATTTTTTCAATTGCCGGCCAGAGTTCTTCATGTCGATGGTGATCGGACATATCTCAGAAAATGCATGGAATTATATAAAAGAGTCGGGCTTGAGGTGCATGGCGTCCATATGCTTGAAAAAGAAATGCCCGGTGAAATCGGGGCACTCGTAGACGAAGTAGATCCGCATATCATTGTGATTACGGGTCATGATGCTTTTTCCAGGAATAAAGGACGGAAGAACGATCTCCGAGCTTACCGGCATTCGAAATACTTTATTGAAACCGTGGAGATTATCAGACAAAAGAATCCACGGCTTGATGAATTGGTTATATTTGCCGGAGCCTGCCAATCCCATTTTGAATCGCTTATCCGCGCAGGAGCTAATTTTGCAAGCTCACCCTCACGGATTAACATTCATGCGCTGGACCCGGTTTATATTGCAGCTAAAGTGGCTTATACACCATTTATGGAAAAAATCAGTATATGGAATTTGCTTCGGAACACGCTGACTGGAGAGAAAGGGTTGGGCGGTGTGGAAACAAAGGGACTTCTGCGGATGGGCATGCCGCTTGCTCCGGAAAATGAGAATGATGACCAGTCAATATAA
- a CDS encoding G5 and 3D domain-containing protein: MNIFSKLLPKSARNWILSGVGLLALIVFASFIIVETTKAEVVIKDNGKEETIQTHADTVKELLAEADITYSQQDELSHDIDAPIENGMNITYKEAQKITVVVDGEEEDYYTTSDKIQEFLKEKGITVSNHDQTSHGKNDAISAGMKYTVDRAFKVTIDNGGDKEKVWATGGTVGQLLKENDISLDDDDKLKPGKKKDVTKDKPITITRVNKETDEVKQTVDFKVEEREDDSLEKGKKNVIAKGQEGVVIKTYEITKENGEKVNRDLIDEEVKQESKNRVVAVGTKEEQQEANLRTVSSNKSNTNKSDTSNSSSDSSQSDNSSNSGGEVMHMNATAYTIDCAGCNGNGYTATGINLRNTPKVVAVDPNVIPLGSRVWVEGYGEAVAGDTGGHIKGNRIDLHFKSKSRALSFGRKTVKVKVLD, encoded by the coding sequence ATGAATATTTTCTCGAAGCTATTGCCAAAATCTGCCCGGAACTGGATTCTATCCGGGGTTGGACTGTTAGCATTGATTGTTTTCGCAAGCTTCATTATTGTGGAAACAACCAAAGCAGAAGTGGTCATCAAGGATAATGGAAAAGAAGAAACCATCCAGACCCATGCAGACACTGTAAAAGAGCTGCTTGCTGAAGCAGACATTACCTACTCTCAACAAGATGAATTATCTCATGACATAGACGCACCAATTGAAAATGGAATGAATATTACATACAAAGAAGCACAGAAGATAACGGTTGTTGTTGATGGCGAAGAAGAGGATTATTACACGACAAGTGATAAAATTCAGGAATTCCTGAAAGAAAAGGGCATAACTGTTTCGAATCATGATCAAACCTCACATGGAAAAAATGATGCCATCAGTGCTGGTATGAAATACACTGTCGACAGGGCCTTTAAAGTAACTATCGACAACGGTGGTGACAAAGAAAAAGTCTGGGCAACCGGGGGAACAGTGGGACAACTGCTGAAAGAGAACGATATCTCCCTCGATGATGATGACAAGTTAAAGCCGGGTAAGAAAAAAGATGTGACTAAGGATAAACCGATTACCATCACGCGCGTTAACAAAGAAACGGACGAAGTGAAGCAGACAGTTGATTTCAAGGTAGAGGAACGTGAAGACGATAGCCTGGAGAAAGGGAAAAAGAACGTTATAGCCAAAGGCCAGGAAGGTGTCGTTATAAAAACCTATGAAATAACAAAAGAAAACGGTGAAAAAGTAAACCGTGATTTGATTGATGAAGAAGTGAAACAGGAAAGCAAAAACCGTGTTGTTGCGGTTGGAACGAAAGAAGAACAGCAGGAAGCAAACTTGAGAACAGTCTCAAGCAATAAGAGCAATACGAACAAAAGCGACACGAGTAATAGCAGTAGTGACAGTAGTCAAAGTGACAATAGCAGCAATTCCGGCGGGGAAGTAATGCACATGAATGCCACTGCTTATACGATAGATTGTGCAGGCTGTAATGGCAATGGTTATACAGCAACTGGGATAAACTTACGGAACACTCCTAAAGTTGTCGCAGTGGATCCAAATGTCATTCCGTTGGGTTCACGAGTCTGGGTTGAAGGATACGGGGAAGCTGTTGCCGGTGATACAGGCGGCCATATTAAAGGGAATCGGATTGACCTTCACTTTAAATCAAAAAGTCGAGCTTTGAGTTTTGGCCGAAAAACAGTTAAAGTTAAGGTTTTGGATTAA